Sequence from the Torulaspora globosa chromosome 4, complete sequence genome:
CTTTCTTTCTAGTATGGCCCTTTCTTTCTTTAGGTTTTTCAAACCCTGTGGAGAGGTGATGGAGTAGTACAGGGGCCTTagagatttgaagatatccaTACCAATGTCACCAATGATAAGCGCCGAATATGTCACTGCACAGCATGAAATATAGGAGATGCAAAAGGTTAATACTTTGTTAGCATACCTATCCTTGAGGTGATATGTGATTAAAACAGACCAGAAAATGTATAGCAAAGGCGCGAATCCCATTCCAATCAAGATTTTCCAAGTAGCTATAACGTCGTTTGCCTTGATCTTAACTGTTGATGCGGCAAGAGCTTCGgcagccttcttctttgagatTCTTTTAGCAATAATAAACACTGGTGAGAACATTATGATGCCAGGTAAAGCCAAAATGAGGGAGACTAACAAACGAATGGATCTGAAAACCAGTAAGCTAAAGTTTCTGATAAAATTTATCCTTGCCGTCTCAACGAGGTGATCTGGTAAATTATAATGACGCAAGTGCGCATTATATGTCATAATAtcctttttcaaagcaacAATTTTGGGATCGTCTCTGTAGGTTTGATATCCTTTAACCAGTCTTCTGTTCATTTCAACGACCATGGGCAAAGGCAATCTGGAGGATAATTGACCAGCATACAGCCGTCTCATGGCTTGAACGACCATCAAAGTTTCATAGTCGGAGCATGTAACGGTCACGGCTTTCAGCCCTTCGGAGATAGTATCCAACATCTCTTTGACAGCTTCTCTATTGGTCTCTGGGTTTCTATATTTGGCTACCAATTCGAAAGGTATCTCAATGGGATCACCGAACTCCAAAACAGCTCTGGATCTAAACTTATGGGGATGAAAATAGTTCAGACCACATGGAACAATTTTCACGTTAACGTCAGGATGCTTGTCCATGCATCCGAGGGCCATGATCGCGACACCGGCTTTTAGCGGCAAAAGATCGGTTCTATCGTGAGAACCACCTTCGGGAAAGATACCAATACACTGGTTATGAGCCAAGTGTTCAAAAACTTTGTGGTAAACATGAGACTGGTTCACTTTGTCAGCATACTTGAACGGTGTACCCTTGGTCAAGGCACTCATAACCTCTGGCTTCCCCATCTTGAACTCTTTTCTAATTGTGAGTACCGTATCGCTCTCAATAGTGTCTACTTCAACATTTCCCATAGATTTAGGCAGTCCCAGAAGACCTTTGGGACTGCAATCGGTGGTGAAAAACGTACCATGTCCAATGATCCTCCGAGGGTTCTCCGGATCCACAGTAATCTTTCCTCTAGATGGTTTGAGCTTATCCTGGGCCCTTATAACACCAATCGACATCACACAGCGTGCCAGAAAGCCCActgctttccttctcaGCGATTTTTCAGCAACCAGGAAGGAAACTCGTCTATTGACAGCCTTCTTCACCTGGCCCATCAAGATAACTGGATCGATAAATTGGTTAGCATGTGGTGCGGCAACAAAGATCACAGGACCCTGCTTGGGCACTTTAAACCCTCCTCGAGACCTTATTtctctgaagaaacagTCGAAAATATTCGTTAACAGGTAAAGAATGAAGTCATAGATGATTTTCCTATAGAGTGGAGCTTCTTCGTATGGACATTCAGTAGTTTCGTTGACCGACTTTCCATTCGATGCAGATTCTTTTATTGTCTGCGAGGGAcctttcttcaaatcccCCTTGGCTACCAATGGCTTTTCCATAAAGTGGAATTAAATTGTTAGATTAATCAGCGATAGTAAGCAACTGGATGAACAGCTCAAGCAATAAGCAGATATTTGGATCTTTTGTGTTTTTATTACTGTTATTAACCTGCAGCTCCCGATAAAAGGTGCTATACTATCACTTCCGAACGCCTAGTGAAAAAAcccagctcatcgaacaAACTATCAAATCATTGATACAGATTTGAACTTACTTTCAAGCCATTGAGGTTCGGCGTCGAGCACCTGCGATTGCAGCCGTCTGCTGGATTTCTGGTCGGCTGCCGGGACAGTCGGAGCTTTGTATTCTAGCCAGCCGGTGCTGGAAACGTCTTGCGGTCGTTCAGTTGATATATATTTACAAAAACACTGTTTGCTCCGCCATCGTCTTGCCACACCTCTTGCGTAGACTTGTAATGAATTGTTTCGCGTCTTCTACTTTGAACCCTTCGAATTGGATCTTTCTTACTTGGATGCAGCTGGATCCTTCGCATTTCACCAGAAGGTTGCTTGTCTCCTCGTCAAACATGAAATCGCCAGGTTCTCGCAGCAGTTGTGGCTGTTTCGTAGCTATCTGGAACTGGTGAAGTATAATCCTTTTCAGAACAGGCGCTGTATCTTTT
This genomic interval carries:
- the SCT1 gene encoding bifunctional glycerol-3-phosphate/glycerone-phosphate O-acyltransferase SCT1 (ancestral locus Anc_4.96); this translates as MEKPLVAKGDLKKGPSQTIKESASNGKSVNETTECPYEEAPLYRKIIYDFILYLLTNIFDCFFREIRSRGGFKVPKQGPVIFVAAPHANQFIDPVILMGQVKKAVNRRVSFLVAEKSLRRKAVGFLARCVMSIGVIRAQDKLKPSRGKITVDPENPRRIIGHGTFFTTDCSPKGLLGLPKSMGNVEVDTIESDTVLTIRKEFKMGKPEVMSALTKGTPFKYADKVNQSHVYHKVFEHLAHNQCIGIFPEGGSHDRTDLLPLKAGVAIMALGCMDKHPDVNVKIVPCGLNYFHPHKFRSRAVLEFGDPIEIPFELVAKYRNPETNREAVKEMLDTISEGLKAVTVTCSDYETLMVVQAMRRLYAGQLSSRLPLPMVVEMNRRLVKGYQTYRDDPKIVALKKDIMTYNAHLRHYNLPDHLVETARINFIRNFSLLVFRSIRLLVSLILALPGIIMFSPVFIIAKRISKKKAAEALAASTVKIKANDVIATWKILIGMGFAPLLYIFWSVLITYHLKDRYANKVLTFCISYISCCAVTYSALIIGDIGMDIFKSLRPLYYSITSPQGLKNLKKERAILERKITEIVNTFGPELFPDFDADSLRDEYEADEEEEDRKTAELKRRRLVRHKKGKKSEEGSRKGRDLDEEPEVVVDHTESDAVSLVNSDNTLSNIPLFSTNGGRSETSLSSYMSGESSGSEFFVEEKTTSKNGLADKIAQAVWDKRGSADGQLGGLASETQEM